One window of Nostoc sp. C052 genomic DNA carries:
- a CDS encoding BMP family ABC transporter substrate-binding protein: MDRRNFLKYLTLAGSSFALTSCIQGRNSTKSQGEASPSASPVAVNEPLKVGFVYVDSVGDFGWTYAHDLGRRDMEATLQDKVKTTFVENVKEGADAERVIRQLALDGNKLIFTTSFGYMNPTIKVAKDFSDVVFEHCTGYKRATNVGTYLGRFEEPRYLTGMIAGKMTKSNLVGFIGAYPIPEVIRGISAFTQGVRLTNPQAKVKVLWVQNWYDPAKERDAAQALVNLGADILTQHTDSSAVVQLAEEKGIYAFGYNTDMSKFGQKAHLTSAINKWGKFYTDKALAVMSNTWKSQNIWDGIGQGMVDISPMNEAIPADVQQLVYAKRDEFIQGTAHPFNGPMKDQKGVVRVPKGKVLDDRGQLAMDWYVEGIEGSIPKGKS, from the coding sequence ATGGATCGTCGGAATTTTCTAAAGTATCTCACTTTAGCAGGATCTAGCTTTGCCTTAACTAGTTGTATTCAAGGCAGAAATTCCACCAAATCGCAGGGTGAGGCGTCTCCTTCAGCGTCACCTGTGGCGGTAAATGAACCTCTCAAGGTGGGATTTGTCTATGTGGACTCTGTGGGTGATTTTGGCTGGACTTATGCCCATGATTTAGGTCGCAGAGACATGGAAGCCACTCTTCAGGATAAGGTAAAAACTACCTTTGTTGAAAACGTCAAAGAAGGTGCTGACGCTGAAAGGGTAATTCGCCAATTAGCATTAGATGGTAACAAGTTGATTTTTACAACTTCCTTTGGGTACATGAACCCAACAATTAAAGTTGCCAAAGACTTTAGTGATGTTGTCTTTGAACACTGTACAGGATACAAACGTGCTACCAATGTTGGCACCTATCTGGGACGCTTTGAAGAACCGCGTTACTTAACTGGCATGATTGCTGGCAAGATGACAAAATCAAATTTAGTTGGTTTTATTGGCGCATACCCAATTCCAGAAGTAATCAGAGGAATCAGTGCATTCACTCAAGGTGTACGGTTAACAAATCCCCAAGCAAAAGTTAAGGTACTTTGGGTGCAAAATTGGTACGATCCAGCTAAAGAAAGAGATGCGGCTCAAGCTTTGGTCAATTTAGGTGCAGATATATTAACACAACACACCGACTCTAGTGCTGTTGTCCAATTGGCTGAGGAAAAAGGTATTTATGCTTTTGGCTACAACACTGATATGAGTAAGTTTGGTCAAAAAGCCCACCTGACATCAGCTATTAATAAATGGGGCAAATTCTATACAGATAAAGCTTTAGCTGTAATGAGTAATACTTGGAAGTCTCAAAATATTTGGGATGGTATTGGTCAAGGAATGGTGGATATTTCCCCAATGAATGAGGCGATTCCGGCTGATGTGCAACAACTAGTGTATGCGAAGCGCGATGAGTTTATTCAGGGTACTGCACACCCTTTTAATGGCCCGATGAAAGACCAAAAAGGGGTAGTGCGAGTGCCAAAGGGTAAGGTGTTGGATGATCGGGGACAACTAGCGATGGATTGGTATGTTGAGGGAATTGAAGGGTCAATTCCGAAAGGGAAATCCTAG
- a CDS encoding anti-sigma factor has protein sequence MTTDSQFYDRSPLQLPQNLSDGMANHTNESTGLMDMVKRDRFELLSAYLDGEVTATERKQVEEWLANDASVQCLYARLLKLRQGLRTLPVPTAQQSPEVTVQQVLTRLHRRSRLNWMVGGAAVAACAIGVVSGFVGGGSRVPQLAQRPETEPIQTSSASIVPPSPLMVGLNNPVIEIPKAAVASPENSIRQVQPQRHDPKQDIN, from the coding sequence ATGACTACTGATTCTCAGTTTTACGACCGTTCTCCTTTGCAACTTCCTCAAAATTTGTCAGATGGAATGGCCAATCATACCAATGAATCAACGGGTCTTATGGATATGGTGAAGCGCGATCGCTTCGAGTTATTGAGTGCTTATCTTGATGGTGAAGTTACAGCCACCGAACGCAAGCAAGTAGAAGAATGGCTGGCAAATGATGCCTCAGTTCAATGCTTGTATGCCCGACTGTTAAAACTGCGCCAAGGCTTGCGGACGCTCCCAGTGCCCACAGCCCAACAATCACCAGAAGTAACAGTTCAACAAGTATTGACACGTTTGCACCGCCGCTCCCGTCTAAACTGGATGGTGGGAGGTGCTGCTGTTGCTGCTTGTGCGATCGGCGTTGTATCTGGTTTCGTCGGTGGCGGTTCAAGAGTGCCGCAACTGGCACAACGACCAGAAACAGAACCGATACAAACCTCCTCAGCGTCTATAGTTCCCCCTTCGCCGCTGATGGTGGGACTAAATAACCCGGTAATTGAAATTCCGAAAGCAGCAGTAGCCTCACCAGAAAATTCAATTCGTCAGGTACAGCCGCAACGCCACGACCCCAAACAAGACATCAATTAA
- a CDS encoding sigma-70 family RNA polymerase sigma factor, whose translation MSQSITVSWSTVDAKYPEASVQVDKLPNHDLILRCQAGLRPDRAAFAELLRRYQSQVDRVLYHLAPDWADRADLAQEVWIRVYRNINRLQEPAKFRGWLSRIATNLFYDELRKRKRVMSPLSLDAPRSLEDGEMDWEIAGDTPGPEEELTTREFYEQLREAIADLPEVFRTTIVLREIEGMAYEEIAEITGVSLGTVKSRIARARSRLQAHLQNYLDS comes from the coding sequence ATGAGTCAATCGATTACTGTATCCTGGTCAACGGTTGATGCAAAGTATCCAGAAGCATCAGTGCAAGTTGACAAACTCCCTAACCACGATTTAATTTTGCGCTGTCAAGCCGGACTGCGACCAGATCGTGCTGCCTTTGCAGAACTATTACGCCGCTATCAAAGTCAAGTTGATCGAGTTCTATACCACCTGGCTCCAGATTGGGCTGACAGAGCCGATTTGGCTCAAGAAGTTTGGATTCGAGTGTATCGGAATATTAACCGATTACAAGAGCCTGCTAAATTTCGGGGCTGGTTAAGCCGTATTGCCACCAACTTGTTTTACGACGAGTTACGGAAACGCAAGCGGGTGATGAGTCCTTTGTCACTGGATGCTCCTCGTTCGTTAGAAGACGGCGAGATGGATTGGGAAATCGCCGGCGATACTCCCGGCCCTGAGGAAGAACTGACAACTAGAGAATTTTACGAGCAATTGCGGGAAGCGATCGCGGATTTACCAGAAGTTTTTCGTACTACCATCGTCCTGAGAGAAATCGAAGGTATGGCTTATGAAGAAATTGCCGAAATCACTGGAGTTTCCTTAGGAACTGTGAAGTCAAGAATAGCCAGAGCTAGATCGAGGTTGCAAGCTCACTTGCAGAATTATCTAGACTCCTAA
- a CDS encoding L,D-transpeptidase family protein, with amino-acid sequence MVRNESVGRMVMLLCFGTAFLSLAVHWRITTAERQSEKSVSTSMRRDSIQTNLKGSRPEGVYKNLSQVNLGEIALGASVPDDEATQGSTAQRTFTPKSSAIKPQTKSKIIKKNLAKATTRRASTLKYSAIKSQTKSKIIKKNAVRGVSTLKSPNIKPQTQPKIIKNNVAKATELPNQTRLVAQVERQNPVVDSWPKSLWSQASAQQIPSNRLANTKTQVVVDLSDRRTYVYAGDEVIASYPIAVGKKGWETPTGSFQVIHMRHYPIWRHPITGKVFQAGTDSPLGDRWIGFWSDGRNEIGFHGTPDIDLVGTAVSHGCLRMRNADVRLLYEQVTIGTTVVVRD; translated from the coding sequence ATGGTAAGAAATGAATCTGTAGGGCGTATGGTAATGCTGCTTTGTTTTGGTACAGCATTTTTATCCTTAGCTGTCCATTGGCGCATTACTACGGCGGAACGGCAGTCTGAAAAGTCTGTATCTACTTCGATGCGGCGAGATTCTATCCAAACCAATCTTAAGGGAAGCCGGCCAGAGGGAGTCTATAAAAATCTTTCCCAGGTAAATTTAGGGGAAATTGCGTTGGGTGCATCTGTGCCAGATGATGAAGCTACCCAAGGCTCGACTGCCCAGAGGACGTTTACACCAAAGTCCTCTGCGATTAAGCCTCAAACTAAATCAAAAATAATTAAGAAGAATTTAGCGAAAGCAACCACCCGTAGGGCTTCTACACTCAAGTATTCTGCTATTAAGTCTCAAACTAAGTCAAAAATAATTAAGAAGAATGCAGTTCGGGGGGTTTCTACACTCAAGTCTCCTAATATTAAGCCTCAAACTCAGCCCAAAATTATTAAGAATAATGTCGCTAAAGCAACTGAACTACCAAATCAGACGCGGCTAGTGGCGCAAGTAGAAAGACAAAATCCAGTTGTGGATAGTTGGCCAAAAAGTCTATGGTCTCAGGCTTCAGCTCAACAAATACCATCTAATCGGTTGGCAAATACTAAGACGCAAGTGGTGGTTGATTTAAGCGATCGCCGCACTTATGTATACGCAGGGGATGAGGTAATAGCCAGCTACCCCATTGCTGTTGGTAAGAAAGGTTGGGAAACCCCTACAGGTTCTTTCCAAGTGATCCACATGCGGCACTATCCAATCTGGCGTCACCCAATTACGGGCAAAGTATTTCAAGCTGGTACGGATAGTCCCTTGGGAGACAGATGGATTGGTTTTTGGTCAGATGGACGGAATGAAATTGGCTTTCATGGCACGCCAGATATTGACCTAGTAGGAACGGCTGTATCCCACGGTTGTTTAAGAATGCGTAATGCTGATGTCCGATTGTTGTATGAGCAAGTAACTATAGGTACAACAGTCGTAGTACGTGATTAA
- a CDS encoding late competence development ComFB family protein has translation MSIEKIVEQALQDGYLTPAMEAEVGRICDNASELSIEEYMALDRLMGALLTGEVVAVPRKQFINVMEELVLTEAIARVAEIEATSESSLDVGDIAAYALNRLPPLYATTEEGANFQRQTAQAQLQDLISQQVSEAINRYLDRPNFFPERQALGKNTGNEVVRQVSALLQTYAPNFEQKL, from the coding sequence ATGAGCATCGAAAAAATTGTAGAACAAGCTCTCCAGGATGGTTATTTGACACCAGCAATGGAAGCAGAAGTCGGTAGAATCTGTGACAACGCCTCTGAACTCTCAATTGAAGAGTATATGGCGCTGGATCGGCTGATGGGTGCGCTATTGACTGGTGAGGTAGTGGCGGTACCTCGCAAACAATTCATTAACGTTATGGAAGAATTAGTGCTAACAGAAGCGATCGCACGAGTCGCAGAAATTGAAGCCACGAGCGAAAGTTCTCTAGATGTCGGAGATATTGCTGCTTACGCTCTCAATCGCCTACCACCTTTGTATGCTACTACAGAAGAAGGTGCTAACTTCCAGCGCCAAACAGCTCAGGCACAACTGCAAGACTTAATTTCTCAGCAAGTAAGCGAGGCAATTAACCGTTACCTCGATCGACCCAACTTCTTCCCAGAACGGCAAGCTTTGGGTAAAAACACTGGGAATGAGGTTGTACGCCAAGTTAGTGCTTTACTACAAACTTATGCACCTAACTTTGAGCAAAAATTATAA
- a CDS encoding M23 family metallopeptidase has translation MIIENSASSSNKKLLGFDVKTLTTNCRAINVFKAIFAVLPIALALPVDALQVKVTPINPKLGDTLSVEINLDNPENGTNPTVASGKNTYPAFEIAPNQYRAFVPTTPLETAGNRTLRIAGDGQVQNLAVNVLNRKFPVQRITLPPGKAGVDATEYELKRVAAFKALQTPEKYWNGVFLKPNAGRMSTNYGVRRYYNGTFAKDYYHRGLDYAGATGSPVIAPADGRVALVGRVSQGFRIHGNVVGIDHGQGVTSIFMHLSRINVKEGDFVKAGQLIGAVGSTGAATGPHLHWGLYVNGQSIDPKPWQTKVVN, from the coding sequence ATGATTATTGAGAATAGCGCTAGTAGTTCAAACAAAAAGTTGCTCGGTTTTGATGTCAAAACTTTGACAACCAATTGTCGTGCAATAAATGTGTTCAAGGCAATATTTGCTGTTCTCCCGATCGCTTTGGCATTGCCTGTAGATGCCTTACAAGTAAAGGTGACTCCCATTAATCCAAAATTAGGGGATACACTTTCAGTGGAGATTAATCTAGATAATCCAGAAAATGGTACAAACCCAACAGTAGCTAGTGGTAAGAATACATACCCAGCCTTTGAAATTGCACCCAATCAGTATCGGGCTTTTGTTCCGACAACTCCATTAGAAACAGCTGGAAATAGAACACTTCGGATTGCGGGAGATGGTCAAGTACAAAACTTGGCAGTGAATGTGCTTAATCGCAAATTCCCCGTACAACGCATTACTTTGCCACCAGGCAAAGCCGGAGTGGATGCTACAGAATATGAACTGAAGCGCGTAGCAGCTTTTAAAGCGCTACAAACACCAGAAAAGTATTGGAATGGAGTATTCCTAAAGCCAAATGCAGGGCGAATGAGTACAAACTATGGTGTACGTCGCTACTATAATGGTACATTTGCAAAGGACTACTATCATCGTGGTCTTGACTACGCTGGTGCTACCGGCTCACCAGTAATTGCCCCAGCTGATGGGCGAGTTGCTTTGGTAGGTAGGGTATCCCAAGGGTTTCGGATACACGGTAACGTAGTTGGCATTGACCACGGTCAAGGAGTAACCAGTATTTTCATGCACCTAAGTCGTATTAACGTTAAAGAAGGTGATTTTGTGAAAGCTGGTCAACTAATTGGTGCAGTCGGTTCAACGGGTGCTGCTACAGGGCCACATCTACACTGGGGTTTGTATGTCAACGGACAGTCTATTGATCCAAAACCTTGGCAAACTAAAGTCGTTAACTAG
- a CDS encoding DevA family ABC transporter ATP-binding protein, which yields MTSQSIITIQNLDHHFGHGPLRKQVLSNINLEINAGEIIMMTGPSGSGKTTLLTLVGGLRCTQSGSLRVLGRELCGASAEQLVQARRRNGYIFQAHNLHGSLTALQNVKMALELHKHLGSKKILAMSSQMLEQVGLGNHLHYYPDKLSGGQKQRVAIARALVSHPQIILADEPTAALDSQSGRDVVNLMQKLAKEQGCTILMVTHDNRILDIADRIVDMEDGKLKSKVTLST from the coding sequence ATGACTAGTCAATCCATCATCACCATCCAGAATCTCGACCATCACTTCGGTCACGGCCCACTCCGCAAGCAAGTTTTATCTAACATCAACTTAGAGATTAACGCCGGTGAAATTATTATGATGACTGGGCCCTCTGGTTCGGGAAAGACTACCTTGCTGACATTAGTGGGTGGCTTGCGTTGTACTCAATCTGGTAGTTTGCGGGTGTTGGGACGAGAACTTTGTGGTGCAAGTGCTGAACAACTAGTGCAGGCGCGACGCCGTAACGGTTATATTTTCCAAGCACACAACCTGCATGGTAGTTTAACGGCACTCCAAAACGTCAAAATGGCTTTGGAATTACATAAACATCTTGGGTCAAAAAAGATACTAGCTATGTCATCTCAGATGTTAGAGCAGGTAGGATTAGGAAACCATTTGCATTACTATCCTGATAAACTATCTGGGGGACAAAAACAACGAGTAGCGATCGCTCGTGCTTTAGTCAGTCATCCTCAAATAATCCTTGCAGATGAACCCACCGCCGCCCTTGATAGTCAATCGGGACGAGATGTAGTTAATCTCATGCAAAAACTGGCAAAAGAACAAGGCTGTACCATCTTAATGGTTACTCATGACAACCGCATCCTAGACATTGCCGATCGCATTGTTGATATGGAAGATGGCAAACTCAAGTCAAAAGTAACACTATCAACCTAA
- the devC gene encoding ABC transporter permease DevC: protein MGLLKQLRRRTPLGWLQLNHEKSRLFVALSGIAFADLLMFMQLGFQTALYDSNTRLHRSLQADIVLTSPQARNLPSLSTFSRRRLYQAMDIPGVKSAEPMYFNNTIWKNPQTHRETGVLVIGFNPDKPAFDLPDVNQQLQAIKLPDTVLFDRGARGDYQKAIAQIDQGKTLTTEIERRTITISGLFQVGASFGSDGNLITSDQNFLRLFSGRQSNSVSLGLIVLKPGYDPKKVAAMLKAYLRNDVKVLTHAEFIEFENNFWRTNSPIGFIFSLGVSMGFVVGVIIVYQVLSTDVNAHVREYATFKAMGYRNYYLLGVVLEESLILAALGFFPGLGVSLALYQLTRTATNLPMYMTAIRALQVLVLTILMCTISGAIATRKLQATDPADMF, encoded by the coding sequence ATGGGATTGCTCAAACAACTGCGACGGCGAACCCCTCTAGGATGGCTGCAACTGAATCATGAAAAAAGCCGTCTTTTTGTAGCATTATCAGGTATTGCTTTTGCGGATCTTCTCATGTTCATGCAGCTAGGCTTTCAAACTGCGTTGTATGACAGTAACACCAGACTGCATCGCAGTTTGCAAGCAGACATTGTTTTAACTAGTCCCCAAGCCCGTAACTTGCCAAGTTTGTCTACATTTTCTCGTCGACGACTTTACCAAGCAATGGATATACCAGGGGTGAAGTCGGCGGAACCAATGTATTTCAACAACACAATCTGGAAGAATCCCCAAACGCATCGGGAGACGGGGGTGTTAGTTATTGGTTTTAACCCAGATAAACCAGCTTTTGATTTACCCGATGTTAACCAGCAATTGCAAGCAATCAAATTACCCGATACCGTCTTGTTCGATCGTGGTGCAAGAGGAGATTATCAAAAAGCGATCGCTCAAATTGACCAAGGTAAAACCCTGACTACCGAAATAGAACGGCGTACCATTACCATTAGTGGTTTATTTCAAGTCGGGGCTTCCTTTGGTTCTGATGGCAACTTGATTACCAGCGATCAGAACTTTTTGCGGCTATTTTCTGGGCGACAGTCCAACAGTGTCAGTTTAGGTTTGATTGTTCTTAAACCAGGCTATGACCCGAAAAAAGTGGCAGCAATGCTCAAAGCCTACCTCAGAAATGATGTCAAAGTATTAACCCACGCCGAATTTATTGAATTTGAAAATAATTTCTGGAGAACAAATTCCCCAATTGGGTTTATTTTTAGCCTGGGTGTATCGATGGGATTTGTGGTAGGTGTGATTATTGTCTATCAAGTCCTCTCCACCGATGTTAATGCCCACGTTCGGGAATACGCCACCTTTAAAGCAATGGGATATCGCAATTATTACTTATTAGGTGTAGTGCTTGAAGAATCGTTAATCTTAGCAGCACTGGGCTTCTTCCCTGGATTGGGAGTGTCTTTAGCACTTTACCAATTGACTCGCACGGCTACAAATTTGCCCATGTACATGACTGCGATTCGGGCATTGCAGGTATTAGTGCTGACCATACTTATGTGTACCATTTCTGGTGCGATCGCTACCCGCAAACTCCAAGCCACCGACCCCGCTGATATGTTTTAA
- a CDS encoding ABC exporter membrane fusion protein, with the protein MRNSKLGYRTFPKSILRPSVAIGIIASLLVGGISFYIVKRWQNYANPEAQVPATQLPQLKTVTALGRLEPQGKVIKLSAAVSAEGSRVEKLLVKEGDRVKAGQIIAILNSRDRLQAALQEAQEQVKVAQANLNRTKAGAKRGEIAAQKAAIARLEAQRQGDINAQAATIERFQAEVRNAQAEDERYQQLYQQGAISASQRDSKRLNLETAQKSLQEAQAQLSRTQSTSQQQVKEATATLDEIAEVRGVDVEAAQAEINRAVAAMNLAKVNLEQAEVRSPQNGQVFEIHTHPGELVSNDGIADIGQTSQMYVIAEVYESDIGKVHSGQQVRIIGDFLPIELQGIVDRKGLQVRRQNVINTDPVSNIDNRVVEVHIRLDEASSQKAATLSNMQVKAVIEL; encoded by the coding sequence GTGCGAAACTCAAAGCTAGGGTACAGAACATTCCCTAAGTCTATTCTGCGTCCATCCGTTGCTATAGGTATAATTGCATCTTTATTGGTTGGCGGAATAAGTTTTTATATAGTAAAACGCTGGCAAAATTATGCAAATCCAGAGGCACAAGTGCCAGCAACACAATTACCACAGTTAAAAACGGTAACAGCTTTAGGACGGCTTGAACCACAGGGAAAGGTAATTAAACTCTCTGCTGCGGTGTCAGCTGAAGGAAGTCGAGTAGAAAAGTTGTTGGTAAAGGAGGGAGATAGGGTAAAGGCGGGACAAATAATTGCAATTTTGAACAGCCGCGATCGCCTCCAAGCAGCTTTACAAGAGGCACAAGAACAGGTAAAAGTAGCCCAGGCTAACCTAAACCGCACCAAAGCAGGTGCTAAACGCGGTGAAATTGCCGCCCAAAAAGCTGCGATCGCCCGTCTAGAAGCCCAACGCCAAGGTGATATAAATGCCCAAGCAGCGACAATTGAGCGATTTCAAGCCGAAGTGCGTAACGCCCAAGCAGAAGACGAACGTTATCAGCAACTATATCAACAAGGCGCAATTTCCGCTTCTCAACGGGATAGTAAGCGTTTAAACTTGGAAACTGCCCAAAAAAGCTTGCAAGAAGCCCAAGCACAATTAAGTCGTACCCAATCAACTAGCCAACAACAGGTTAAAGAAGCTACAGCAACACTCGATGAAATCGCTGAAGTGCGCGGAGTGGATGTAGAAGCCGCCCAAGCGGAAATTAATCGTGCTGTAGCAGCGATGAATCTGGCAAAAGTCAATCTTGAACAGGCAGAGGTCCGATCGCCCCAAAACGGGCAGGTGTTTGAGATCCATACTCATCCTGGGGAATTAGTCTCAAATGATGGTATTGCAGATATCGGACAAACTAGCCAGATGTATGTCATCGCCGAAGTCTACGAAAGCGATATCGGCAAAGTACATTCAGGGCAGCAAGTGCGAATAATTGGTGATTTTCTGCCAATTGAATTACAGGGAATCGTAGATCGCAAAGGCTTACAAGTGCGACGGCAGAATGTCATTAACACAGATCCCGTCAGCAATATCGACAACAGAGTAGTAGAAGTCCATATCCGACTAGATGAAGCCTCCAGCCAAAAAGCTGCGACCTTAAGCAATATGCAGGTTAAGGCAGTAATTGAATTGTGA
- a CDS encoding Dps family protein, whose product MRAINIGLTEEQRQGVINLLNQDLADAYLLLVKTKKYHWDVVGPQFRSLHQLWEEHYQKLTLNIDALAERVRALGGYPVGTLEGFLKLATLKEHAGNVPTATGMVANLVDDHEQVIRNLRDHVDQSGDKFHDQGTADFLTGLLEQHEEIAWMLRSFIEGEALDPDGKKPAAKAKTPVGV is encoded by the coding sequence ATGCGCGCGATAAACATTGGTTTGACCGAAGAACAGCGTCAAGGTGTAATTAATCTGTTAAATCAAGATTTGGCAGATGCATATTTATTGTTGGTGAAAACCAAAAAGTACCACTGGGATGTCGTCGGCCCTCAGTTCCGCTCTTTGCACCAGCTTTGGGAAGAACACTACCAAAAATTGACTTTAAATATTGATGCCTTGGCAGAGCGGGTTCGTGCTTTGGGCGGTTATCCCGTTGGCACTTTAGAGGGATTTCTCAAGCTTGCTACCCTCAAGGAACATGCTGGTAATGTTCCCACAGCTACGGGGATGGTAGCTAATCTAGTGGATGACCACGAGCAGGTTATTCGTAACTTAAGAGATCATGTAGATCAGTCTGGTGACAAGTTTCACGATCAAGGAACTGCTGACTTTTTAACTGGACTACTGGAACAGCATGAGGAGATTGCTTGGATGCTGCGTTCATTTATTGAAGGGGAAGCATTAGATCCAGATGGTAAAAAGCCAGCAGCAAAAGCTAAGACTCCTGTAGGTGTATAG
- a CDS encoding glutamate--cysteine ligase, with protein sequence MFFFGIEHEVAFLNKEGKFADFSHIKFAELNQIIERLPIYPSDYPQLRVGDAGIKMKRWYIEGFERFADSDEVIDCHVKGIEIRTTIHSNIQGAITELSESFRLLREVANNFGLSPVLVSFNPYNPAFEPQPPLNNYEIKQLEAYPDEQTANIHMVSYGPDLNISVAELSIESVIDIGKKLTYYSPYIVPFSYSSPFYQGGLWNGLSVRTFIRTGKRPATLVFVQKQEQLINSIPSLTKIARIPAEVGRIEFKACDSCDDFLIYAALLALLKGLVLDETLLGRATVPDAALHQLSAKEGFDNEDIFGNATKVLQAAEVALGDDSDVHYLTPLKVLLAKRKTRSHELIEMFHRVSSIEEVIRQTYQV encoded by the coding sequence ATGTTTTTCTTTGGCATTGAGCATGAAGTCGCTTTCTTAAATAAAGAAGGAAAATTTGCTGATTTTTCCCACATAAAATTTGCTGAGTTAAATCAAATTATTGAAAGGCTACCTATATACCCCAGCGACTATCCTCAACTACGTGTAGGGGATGCAGGGATTAAGATGAAGAGATGGTATATTGAGGGATTTGAAAGATTTGCAGATTCAGATGAGGTGATAGACTGTCATGTTAAAGGTATTGAAATTAGAACAACTATCCATTCTAATATTCAAGGTGCTATTACTGAATTATCAGAAAGCTTTCGCTTACTGCGTGAAGTTGCTAATAATTTTGGGTTATCACCAGTTTTGGTTAGTTTCAATCCCTACAATCCAGCCTTTGAGCCTCAACCCCCGTTAAACAATTATGAAATCAAACAGCTAGAAGCCTATCCTGACGAACAAACTGCTAATATTCACATGGTATCTTATGGGCCAGATTTAAATATTTCAGTGGCAGAATTGTCTATAGAAAGTGTGATTGATATTGGTAAAAAGTTAACTTATTACAGCCCATATATTGTCCCTTTTAGTTATAGTTCTCCTTTTTATCAGGGAGGTTTATGGAATGGTTTATCAGTACGAACATTTATCAGAACTGGAAAAAGGCCAGCAACTTTAGTTTTTGTTCAGAAACAAGAACAACTGATTAATAGCATACCTTCTTTGACAAAAATCGCCCGTATTCCGGCTGAAGTAGGACGTATAGAATTTAAAGCTTGTGATAGTTGTGATGATTTTTTAATCTATGCGGCTTTGCTGGCATTATTGAAAGGCTTGGTTTTAGATGAAACTTTGCTGGGTAGAGCAACTGTACCTGATGCTGCACTACATCAACTTTCTGCAAAAGAAGGTTTTGACAACGAGGATATTTTTGGAAACGCGACAAAAGTATTACAAGCAGCCGAAGTCGCTTTGGGAGATGATTCAGATGTTCATTATTTAACACCACTAAAAGTGCTGCTGGCAAAGCGAAAAACAAGATCCCATGAATTAATAGAAATGTTTCATCGCGTAAGTTCAATAGAAGAGGTAATAAGGCAGACTTATCAAGTTTAA
- a CDS encoding Mo-dependent nitrogenase C-terminal domain-containing protein, giving the protein MTSTVQSPYSSEQIAAWLRGLLTIAWADGNFDDQEQELIASITKDELALGMKWDSLEVITPEELAAVLGKGTPTAENFLRTAVMVAIADGTYSPSEDEVLQQFCQALEQPENFLEALRHTLEHPEQITPTTLTTGLTKRQINALHPLRDWLDGLDIQDPRVARFLCKMIPSQCPFERDVTLFGRKIVHIPPMCKINPLYEQLVGLRFRALSYLADKCGEDVSAYI; this is encoded by the coding sequence ATGACAAGTACCGTTCAATCCCCCTACAGCAGCGAACAGATTGCCGCTTGGTTGCGTGGACTGCTAACCATTGCTTGGGCAGATGGTAATTTTGACGATCAAGAACAGGAATTAATTGCCAGCATCACTAAAGATGAATTAGCTCTTGGGATGAAATGGGACTCACTAGAGGTAATTACGCCAGAGGAATTAGCCGCAGTGTTGGGTAAAGGTACGCCAACAGCGGAAAATTTTTTAAGGACAGCGGTGATGGTAGCGATCGCAGATGGTACTTATTCTCCCAGCGAAGATGAGGTTCTGCAACAGTTCTGCCAAGCCTTAGAACAGCCAGAGAATTTTCTGGAAGCCCTTCGCCACACCCTAGAACACCCAGAGCAAATCACCCCCACTACCCTCACAACTGGACTTACAAAGCGTCAAATAAATGCACTACACCCACTGCGTGACTGGCTGGATGGGTTAGATATCCAAGATCCAAGAGTAGCCCGCTTTTTGTGTAAAATGATTCCCTCTCAGTGTCCCTTTGAGCGGGATGTCACCTTATTTGGACGCAAGATTGTCCATATCCCACCGATGTGTAAAATTAATCCGTTGTATGAGCAACTGGTAGGCTTACGTTTTCGTGCCCTCTCTTATCTAGCAGACAAATGTGGTGAAGATGTTTCAGCATATATTTAG